The genomic interval GTAAGCACCGATTGCCCCCTCCCGTCTTTCGACCCAAGATATGAGCTGGTAACCGTGACGCCTGACAACATTGAAGGCATCGGACCGGTTCGGTCTTGGATGGCTGAGTATCGACCATGGCCGTCCGGGAGAGAAAACCTTCAcccgacacacaaacacacacactgtatatatatttgtttatttcctcttGCTGCTTAGTTTTTCTTATGTTTAAAGAACagtatttaatcatatatattctctcacgaattattttttattgatatccaTCAGACtgaaaataggcagttatatataatgttttgccACTTTTTTTATTGATAGCAATGCTAATTACGAAATACCCGAAAAACGTAAATTCCACACCAATTATATTGAAACTTGGCCATTCATTGACTGCTGGTGCGATGGTAGTACCAtaagtcttttatataaaaaaaatcagtcgtAAGAATTTAATGAAGGGAAATTAAGTTATCTATTGAACACTAGAAAGGAAAAGGGAAGCTGTGATTAGGTCAGCGTGGTCATGATTTGGCAATAAACACGAAAGTCGCATTTAGTTTTTATGGGCAGATTAGTGGTTGCGAGAGCCACGCCGTGCCTTCGTGCAAGAGTTACTCTGTGGTAGTGGTAATATGGCTGCTTTGTCTTTCTCATCCTTGGGAAAGCTTccattgtttgtgtgtatgtgtccgtaacgcataaatgtgtatatgtacactGGCGCATAATGTATTGGGCGTGAATTCATGTGTGCAAGTGATTTGAATGGTCATCTCTTGCCACTCATATAAGGGACCACACCCTTCTCACGAATTCTAAATTTGCTCTCCAGGTTAGTGCATTTTAAGGTCAACAAGAGAGTTCTGTTACCGAGatgcttttttgggggggaggggaaataGATATTTTATCTACTAAAGAAATTTGTTTGGTAATTTAattgcattaaccatttttttgaAAAGTTAGTGTTTACTTGAAATATTAACTGGTTCCTGATTACTTTTGGTCATTACCCCACTATGTTGCGTATCGTGCTTAAGAAGCCCAATACCTTTATACTGTTGACACGTTTTCAGGTACAATAAATTGAACTTAGCGAGGGTAGATTGTATCACAAAATAATTGTGGCGtaaatttattaattacagtttcagtaatatttctgtaaaaaaggtGAATCAGTTCTTAATTCCAGAAGCTCAagacggttctctctctctctctctctctctctctctctctctctctcctctctctctctcccacaaaaACGTCCCACAGGCTGTCGTTAACTCTTCTGAATGGAGAATTACTCATGCTAAGCAGTTTAATCCTCATTGGATATTATTGGCAATACCCAACATCAAATAACGTTTTTGTTGCAAAgcgaaaagaaaaatgtatagaaTTAGCATTTGTTTGGAGTTCCCCGTGCATGCCTGTATACCAATTATCAAAAGGAAAATTGCGTGtggtaagattttttatttaaggcaaaagaaataaaaatgagtttgGTATTCCTCATTTTGTGAAAAGCTCATTCAAGGATTAAGGAATGAAAGAACAATGGGTTTTAGCCTGAGAGCAAAATTTATAggctttttatatttcttttaatcctTTTCATGAGTATCAATGAAGTGAGTAACTGTCTCATATTGTGTATGCAAAActgtttatttttacaaatatccaaGCCTTATTCTTGGGAGTTAGAGATGGCCAGTTTTCATGAACCAAATACATtatatgagagagcgagagagagagagaggccttggaTTTTAAGTAGGTTGGGGATGAGCTGGTGAGGAGTGATGATAATGTCTGCTGTCATAATTAACGCATCGAGACACTAAAAAGGGTATAATTAAACGCTTGACGACTTCTTAATCGTAGGGTACCAGGGCGGTTTGCGTTGCGGTAAATCACATTCCTCTTTCTGTTTATCCTCATTCTAGTAATGCAACTAGTTAAGGGGCCGCAGTAATGACGAGATTTTAACCTACATTTACTAAGCATTTTGTTATCTCAATTTAAACAGGTTCGGGAaaaatttattaacatttatGTCTGATATAACACACGACAACATTCAACATTTCTGCTGAAGTCTACACACTTTTATTGGCTGTTCAAGCGTATACCTATTGTGGTGTTTGGTATGTGGAATTGTGTGGGCGAGATTTTACCCTTCCCATTCATTTCTAGCGTTAGTCCAAATTCTTAACTCCTCAAAATTCAGTGTACATTAAGAAATTATTTAGCTTTCAGCTGTAATTGATATCCTCAACTTGAACAATGAATCTTATTTCCAGGGGCAAGTTCGCGGCTGTGCGTCGGGCCCGCCACCGAGCCACCGGTCAGCTGTTCGCTGCCAAGTACGTCCGTCGACGCCGCCGAAACGTCTCCTTAGAGTGCGAGGCCCGACACGAGGTCGCTGTCCTGCTGCTTGGAATCATGGATCCCCAAATTGTCCGGCTCCACCACGTTTATGAGACCCGAACAGAGTACATCATCTTGCTCGAATTGTAAGTACGGAATGAAACTTCTCGGTTTCACCAGTTTTCGATTTTGTCATTACTTCAACCTACAAACAATAGGAAATCATTCTAGACGTACTCCGATgtaatatgtttaaataaaagtaattatgtTTTGTAGATTAATTGAATGGTGGGTGACTAGAAAGAAATAGCCTTATCGTTATAGACAACTATTTTGAATTGCAGTTATTATCCATATCCAACCTTGCTGTGACCAACCATAGTCGACTAACTACCAACTAACACTCATAACTTAGGCCAACTGAGATGCAAAACATTTACAAGAAATTCGACTAAATCAATTTCCATCAATCTCGTGACTCTCATGTTTGAAGCGAAGCTGGAACCAGCCCCacacatttttttaaatgcaagtTGACTGTTTTTATAaggcaaataaaaacattatttacacGATAAGACCACGTAATACGAGAGTAGAGGAGCATATGCACACAAAGCTTGTATGTACGTGGATATGGCTGTAAATTAACTAATAAATTGTGACCTGTGTAGGGTAACCAGGAACTAatactttggtcaactttaatgGATTTCATAATCCAATTGTATTCAAAGAACTAATGCAGGTGTAATGCTGTGATCTTACATAAAAGCAGCTCTAATAGAATCACCTCTCGGAAACTTATGTTGTTGAGTGTATTTTACACTAACAGtgactttttttctctcaattttagtCGATGGGCAACGTGTTACTAGGATGATTGTTTTGGCAGAGGATCtggaaatcaaaaataaaatgcttacatacatataacatttgAGTTAACATCTCGAGTAAATGAATGACGCAACCAGATTAAGAAGCTTAACGAAGTGTAATTTTTTTACCCGGATTTATCAatgtaattgtaaattttttgtggtagattttaaaatatttgcttaaaAGGATGGAtggattgattatgaaattaggGACAAacccaagtactgggacctatttTGGTCAGTTACAAGACATTAAATCTTGAAATTTCGGTAATGCCTTGACCACAATTTTCCTGTCACACTTTATGTAATTCCCGATCGTTATatgtatttcacacacacacacagaatgcgACTAGTGTGGCTTGTTGGCAGAAAAGAGAAATCTTTACACATCTGATGGATGATCACGGCTTGCATTGTTATGCTTTCTCCGTTCACATTATTCCATGAACTGGTTGAGCATAGCAACATACATAACACTTTTGGAGATTCTTCAACTCATTTGTCCCTTCATCagtttttaagtctctctctctctctctctctctctctctctctctctctctctctctctctctctctcaagagaatgTTCACTACATTTTGCCTGGCATGGACATCTCACTTTACGCAGAAAACAATTTCATTTGCTGTAATGACATAGCTGTAATCAAGGTTTTTTGGTTATttgtattcagtttttatattttccaattaTGGGGTTTGTACTAATAACATAAGAGATGAACTAAACTTTTAGTTGAAGTCGTACCCTttcactttaaaagaaaaaaaaaagatagcagtTATGGCGTTTATATTTCAACATTGTGAGAGACTATGGAGAAAATGCCTTATTAATTAGAGtaatggttgaaaaaaaaattatcagcctGGGTGACTTGCATATTCAGTTCTTAATGACAGTTGAACTGTTGAAGAAATACTGGGACATGGACTAGAGTAAATAGTAAACCCTCAGATGCCAGAACTGCCtttgtattgaaaattttacAGACCTAATGCTTTTAATTTCAgcctcttgtaattttttttatcaaaccaaCAGATTCACATAATCATTATTTGTTTAAATGGACACATCATGATCCAAGAATCCTCTTTCCTCTTATTTTTGCTCTAGCATAACAGTGATTGCTAAGTGTATGGTAGCTcaaattgtttaatatttttttactctaCCTACCATTGTTATATGTAGGAGAATTGCTGTGGCatcttttcagtattttaaaactTCCTTATGACTTTTTTTGCAGTGCTGGAGGTGGAGATCTTCAACGATTGCTTGACGACGCAGTCTCCCTTCCAGAATGTGATGTCCGCAACATCTTGCAACAAGTACTCCGTGGCCTGTCTTTCCTGCATGCTCACACAATTGCCCATCTTGATATAAAGGTACGTATAGTACTTTCAGGGGAAGCAATGGTGATACTTTTGAATATATCTAAACTGCTTGCAAAATTATCAAAATCTCGATTACACATTACTATTTGTGGATATGTTAAAGGTTAGCCTCTTTTGCACTTGGGTTTAGTAGAAGAGATACATAAATAACGTTTTGCTTTAGCTCTTAATTTTAGATAATattgttataaaaataattattttgaaaatcttCAGCCCCAAAACCTGGTAATGATGGGTCAAACGCCTGAGGCAGGAGTAAAGCTAGTAGACTTTGGACTCTCCCGAGTCATAGTCCAGGGAACTGAAATCACTCAAATTATGGGAACTCCAGATTATGTTGGTAAGTTAATAATTATCCCTACTTTTTTTCAGTTATATgactataaatatttataaagtatttacataagttacaggtatgaatatgaaaattgaCATGTGTGTGGAAAATCTGAACATAAATAACACACTCAATAAGTTTTATAGATACAAATCCAAAAGACAATAAACCATTGATAATGGGAGTGTGGAAccttagcataaaaataaggggatatatatgcatattcctAAGATTAAATGCTATTTCTAAGTGTTAAATATATTACCATCCAAGGGTATTGAAAGTACTAAGTGCTAGTCACTTTTTGTAAACCTTTTTTTTGCCAGtctttgaatatttaattttttctaataagcaCGTTTCAGTCATATTACAATTTATGTTTAtgatttctttcagtttcctAACTCAATCCTCCTAATTTTTTAATTAAGATTATGTAGTTTTCTTTTGTTACTTGGTTACTGCTATTGCAAACTGAAATGTTATCTTACGTAATAATGTCTAATTTTGCAGCACCAGAGGTGATTAACTTTGAGCCCATCAGCTTGGCAACAGACATGTGGTAAGTCTCAAGTTTGTAACAGTTTGATTGTTTTTTGTCAGTCACCAGGGTTATTAGTAGATGTAGATGCAAGAttgtattttacaataaattcagTTTTCATATTTTGCATCGCTAATCATCATAAGTACTAAATTACATGCTGAACTGTATGAATGTTAATTTAAAAGATCTTTACAGACCACATATGTATCTGATgcacgttgtaacccgaaaatcgtcgtaagccggaacatcatcaaaaatgctaagaaagccttacttttaatgctttgggtgcattgaaaactatgtaaactgcattcttattgcatttttcatgaacaaaacctcCAAATAtcgtttattttgcatttttggtgtcaaatTTCATCTACTAGATAAGGGTTGTaggcattgtaaccctggaaataatttctgatgaatataattgaaaagcgccttaacctcggaacgtcgtaagccgaacctgtcttaaaccggggactgccttaatTAGTAAATATTCCTAGGTGAATAATACTGCTGATAagcgaattttctgtgaataatacttatatatgttccatagagaaCCCCATAAATAGGCAAGACCATGAATCTTGAAAGCAGGAAAAAGGAGGTTTACCACACAAATAATCATAACTGGCCATGTTGTAGTAAACTTGTTTATACTGTATGTTTTATGTCATCTTGGCAGATATTATTTGATGTCAATTTGTTATAGTCTTGCAAATAATAtagttttaaaagaattttacattgtttttcaCATTGACACTTTATATGCTTAGTAATATTCTCATGTTTTTTTCACATGTATTTGATAAATCAGTGAAAGTTCTTtagctttttattgttttgtaatattttgcacAGCACAAATTAGTCAGTAGTGATATGTATACTAATTAAGGATATATTACAATAGTGCATCGTTATAAAAATTGCGACCTTTGATTAGGTTACAGTATACAGTaacaaaagatatatttcaaataGAATTGTTAGAAACAACCTTATAAGATGCTTTGTCAGTTTGtggtctaaattttataaaaTCTCTTTCAGGGCGATTGGAGTGTTAACTTATGTGTTCCTCACAGGCTGTACACCCTTCGGTGGGGACACTGACCAAGAAACTTTTGTTAATATAACACAAGCTGAGTTTGACTTTCCTGACGAGTTGTTTGCTGATATTTCAGTTCATGCCAAAGACTTCATCTGTGGCCTTCTTGTCAAGAAACCAAGGTATGTAGagacttttagttattaatttttagaTGGTTATTCATACATACTGTACTTGCTATTGtggtatttgcatataaagtaaatAGTTTTTACTCCTATCATCTTCTCCTCTGGTTTTCATGCATTGTATTTTGTGTGAAAACTTGCTAGTCGTGTTATAGCCATATGAATTCTTTCTTAGGGAATGTatgcacctttttcagacatcaCTAGCCAGCCTGTCTGATATACAGTATTGTTCGTGATTACAAGActgtttaatgtaaataaatatcatTAGCAAGCCAATCTTAAACACAGTCATTCTTTCCCCATTATAAAAGGTAAAATTACACAAGACTTGCACTTTTCAGCAGACATCCAACtaaatttatattgtaattggtgttcttgaatttatttctcatttgtattaatagtacttgtcatttgatttttttttaatttactatgAAAGTGTAGGATAACTCAAAGTCTCCTGACAGCAGTATATATGCAGTTTTTTCTGATGCATGCTGATTTTACTGAAAAGTTTGGATTTAATATATGGTGCATTAACAGTTTCTTATTTTATCCCATCATATTCATACAAAGAGACAACTAGGAATTTACTGTCTTTGTTCTAATATGGAGCGTATGTGCCATAATTTAAGCATACCGCCCCTTGTAAATGCTCACAGTCACATGCAATTTCCTCTTTATCTCTGGCCTTACTTAGTATGAATCTTTATCCAATTTTCTGTGGTTTGATTGCACTTTTAGTATTTTCAGAACATTTGCGAGTCTTTCTTTCTCCCATAAAGTTGTTTCTCTTTTCACAGACTTTTATCCTGGGATTCTACTGTGGTTACTCATTGACTAGTGCTTGGTTATTTATATCAGTGTTTCCATTCACTTAGCAAATGTTATGCTggtctagttcctcgttggacgagtggtttttgcactcggctaccaatccgatggtcTAAAGATtgattctcagctcggccaaagcagaataagaggaatttatttctggtgatagaaattcacttcttgatataatgtggttcggatcccacaataaactgtaggtcctgttgctaggtgaccaattggttcctagccatgtaaaaaatatctaatcctggccagccctaggagagctgttaatcagctcagtggtctggtaaaactaagatatacttacttacttaGATGATCTCTCTCATGACTGAGTCATACTGATGTCTGACCATTGTACCAGTTAGTTAGACATGCATATCAGTAACTTTTCTTTCGTTGAAGTTGACCCTGGAACTCAAACACCATGTATTGCATTGTCAGCTATGAATTGTTGGTTTAATGACAAGTCTGTGAAGATATGCAAagaaattacttttgataaaataattgtTCAGAATAACTCACAATGAAGGTTAACAGATCACTGTCATACAGTTTCGTAGAAGATTATCTGTATTTTGACCTCCACATAATTATTTGCAAAGGCACAACCCTAGTTGAAAAAGTAGGATGCTAAAAGGCCAAATACTCCAGTAGGGAAAATAGCCCAgtatggaaaaataaaacatacatatactagGGGTGGTGTGAATAGTATATCCAGAATGTCAGCCAAAGAAAAGTGACTAGGCTACTCAAAAATCCTGGCTATACTATAAAAACATGTAcagtacacaaaaaaaaaaaaaaatttctttaagaaAAGAGATTCACGTTATATAATTAGGGTATATTAGCCACAAAACAACAAATATGACACTTTAGTATGCAAAATGTGTTTTTCAAGAATTTTGCCACAGTAGTCTTGCCAACCAAAACTGTTTCCCGATAAAGTAACTATCATCATCAAACACAAGGCATTAATAAGTACTGTAACATGTGTAATGTATGAACCTGTATAATGAATGTTTTGTAACAAGGGCAGGACAATACAATATTGAACAGTAGTGCGCATGTAAATGCAGTGCTAGCACAAGTGATGTTCACTAGACACTTATTTTGTTATACATCAAGGCCATGTAAGGCAAGCTAAAGTTTGGGAGGCTAATGTTGACCCAAATGCCATAGACAACTACTCTGTACTTGTACCTAGCCAAACTTAATACTGTAATATTATCATAACAGTATTTatcagattattattactaccattattattaatactgtgaAATCCCTAATAAGTACCACTAACTTTTTAGTAGGTAATTATTTTTTCTACCAAAGTGATAGGATTCAGTACCAAAGGGTTTGTATGGATAAAACTCTTGGTAAATAAAGTTGAGTTGTTAAcagatgttttcttttatttcagtgaCAGAATGACAGTTGATGATTGTCTGAACCATGCCTGGATGACTGCATCTCTTTCACCAGTACACAGTGAAATTATTACAGAATCATTcaatgaagaaactgaagaagcCACTGATTATCCCAATGCATACGATGAAAACTATGGTCCTCAGTATCCAGCAACAAATGACCATCTCTATCCCTTGCCAGAAACTGACCATGCAGATTCCGCCTATTCTAGTGATTCTAGCAGCAGTCCTACTTTCACAGAAGGCTACAGTAATTTGGTTGTTCCTCCTCTTTGTCATTGCACTATACCAgaggaacagcaacaacaacaacatcaagtaCAGCAACAGAAACAAAAGCGGCCACAATTGCAGATTGGAAGTTCAGCAACACTTGGTAGGAAACAACGAAATAAAGGTCAGCGACTAAGTGTTGACATGGAAGAGACATTACGGAGCCTTCAGCAACACCATCACCCAGCAAGAGCTACCAGACGGGCCTCCCTTGTCATTGACGATCCTCGTTATTTGCAAGAAGCTGCCCAACACTTACACGAAATGGTCAAACCCCTTGCTGAAATTCCTCGTCCTGTACCAGAGGAATTGGTTATCTTACGAGATTCCGATGTGGACAGTGGTGTTTCCTGCCATGACTGTGAAGATGCTCGTGCTGAAAACTCAAGACTGTGCCATTCTGACTCATATGATGGGGGTGATGTAGCCAGTGTCGTTTCATGGGATGATTATTCCGATCTAAATGGAAGGCGACCTTCACTTACACATTTTGACTCTGCCACTCTTTGTTCTGTAGCTAAGCCTTGGGAGAAACTGTGTAATGGGTCTGTTTCAAGAGCAATGCTGCAACTCACCACTGTTAAAAAGGTTCCAAGTGAAGTAAGAGGCTCAAAGTCTGATCTCCGAGGatccaaagcagaccttagaggCTCAAGAGGAGATCTTCATGCCTCAAAATCAGATCTGAGGGCATCAAAAGCAGACTTGAGAGCATCAAAATCAGACCTCAGAGCTTCCAAATCTGATTTGAGAGCCTCCAAATCTGATATTAGAGCCTCCAAGTCAGATTTAAGGGCATCTAAAGCCGATCTTAGAGCCTCGAGGCAAGATTTACGGGCATCAAAATCAGATTTAAGAGCTTCCAGATCAGATTTACGTGCATCAAAAGCAGATTTGCGTGCCTCCAAGTCTGATCTGCGAGCCTCTCGAAGTGATCTCAGAGCATCTCGCACAGATCTTCGTGGATCAAGACACAACCTTACTTTATCCAGGCTTGATCTTGCACACGAAACCCTGGATGGTGATTGTGTATTGGAAGATGAAGCAGAGGATGTGTTACGTGGAGATTTAACACTCCCAAGGCGTTCAAATATCGACAGAAGTGCCCTTGCCCCATTTATGCGAGGTAACTCCCTTCACATGAGTTTCCGAATAGCCAAGAATAGGGACTTGCGACTTTGATAATAGTTATTCAGTATGGTGTTCCCCAAGTGTACTTAACATTTATGATGCTAATGTTTTCTAGTCATAACTTATGCAGGACGTGAAGTGTGAAAATCACAGGAATAGAgggcaagagagagagcgagagaaaggacCCAATTCATTCCCTTGCTTGAACATCACAAAACTGTGAGACAGTGAGTGGTACCTACTTTACTTGATAACCAAATATAAAACAAGGACTAGATCCCATTATCTAGCCCAGAGTCATTGTCACCAAAGGCTTACTCATATATTAATGAAGTGACTGCCAAGGAAGATaccattattttcatatttaaaactttgtTTGTATGGATGTAAGTAATCCGTTTTGGCACTGCATCTAATTATGTAAAGAACTTACATATGGGAAGTAAACTAGGTGATAAAAGGAGTGATGCAGATAATGTCATAACAAAAAGTTTGTCTTAGCGACATATCTTGCCTCCTTGGCATCCTTCTCGCACTGCATTCTGTTACTGTGAGGCTTAGAGTTGCCTTTAGTGCAGGTGTAGTTACATATAATGTGATAAACCCAAGAGACTATACATCTCATTTCCAGACTGGTCACACAGTAAGTTACTATTAAATGTGACTAGGCTGCTTACAAATCATACTATGCATGACTTCTCATCCATACCACATCATGTATTCAGATGGCTTTGATAGCCACACACACTACGTATTGACATATCACTTTTAAGGTCTATTGTTAAAAACAGTGTGCTAGATATATCAAATAACTATGAAATGAGTTCAACATTTCCATCATAACATTCCTCTATTGTTGACATTTATTGTTATTCATAATGCAATTATgttcaaatatatatttgaacTAAATCACTGATTGATGTTTACATAGGTATACTGATCTACTGagatgtttttttagtttttttttctttttcttttttctttttcttttgacaacGAACTagtgaaaattaaacaaattatagtTGTAGAAACTAACCAGGAGATCAGAAGACCTTATTAGTAAACACACTCAAAGATGGTGTCTCATTTTGTGTATATGGTCCTTGATTGTTATACTGTATTCTGATGGTATACAAACctgtaaaacaaagaaattttgaGATCAGTCTTGGCTCGCTGACTCGCATATGTTCACATTAAATATGCAGGTGCTATAGCTAGTAGTTCtcacaatcttatatatatatttttatctgttttctttacttttatttataagtttaattCCCAAATAATTGTATTGctttatcataaatgaaaatattactctgttttgttttaatttccaaAACTTTATGGATGCACAATTGTCTAATGCAGTTTGTTATGGGTTAccaaaaatacaagttttattctCAAACTtaacattataaaaagaaaaagaaatgaattaaagaaGTTAAGGGCATGACTGTCATTACTTCTGGCAAATAAGTTAATGGTAAAATAAACCTCTCCTCATAATTACCCCCATATTACGTCATAGTCTGTCATTTCCGAAGTCATAGTAAAAATTTCCCTTATCATGGGACTTGTTCAAAACATTTATCAAAAACACCACTGCATACATGGTAAAATgcgcaaaatgtaaaaaaaaaaaaaacaaggcacaCCCAAAAGAAAACTTTTCCCAGTCACCTCAAAGAATTATAGTCTTCAGacagtgtatttttttaaaatggtcAATGGAAATCATAAAAGCGCCACTTCACTACAACACTAGTGTCTCGCCTTGACTGTCTCTGTGCGCCGTCTCACAGGCAGCTCGTTCCATAGTCTCACCCTGCCTGAATCTGAATAATCTACCTTTGTCTGGATATATTAATCTGGATCATCAAATACAAAGTCCAAGGTGCAGGGACTCATGAAGGCTTCGAACCTGTCAACAGATGCCAAATGCTTCGACATCCAAGACGGTAATGTCGATGACAACCCATGCAAGTCGTCTATCCTCTTTGCCAATGCCAGAGAGATGCggtcttgaaaaacaaaactgaTGATTCTCACAAAGGCTTGTGTGCCCTAAACGAGAGGCAAATGCCGTCCAGAGGACTGAGGTCTCTGTGGTtgcaagagagagaagtttctcatcattAGTTGAATCTCATGAGGAGAAACAAGACAAGCAGTCTCAAGTTATCGGCGGGGTTTTAAGCAAAAACTGcaattaaccgaaactcggcaatttatgatgcttatggcgccaagtttcagttaatggtgcctctgttaggtatgttatagcGCAATAAGTCTATTATCAGCAcctcatggcactgataaccaaaaCTGCCCGTTATGGTGCCGTAAATCACCGAATTTATGGCACTatacaagtgccataaaaccggatgtccattaac from Macrobrachium nipponense isolate FS-2020 chromosome 28, ASM1510439v2, whole genome shotgun sequence carries:
- the LOC135201385 gene encoding microtubule-associated serine/threonine-protein kinase 2-like isoform X1; protein product: MITTSRRNQLQGMTSCGCALERGKGKGSGENGSVSGKNALERSPLKIFREETNCQRGDKMFGGEAGTVVTVHKCSRWLFIGPRGKFAAVRRARHRATGQLFAAKYVRRRRRNVSLECEARHEVAVLLLGIMDPQIVRLHHVYETRTEYIILLEFAGGGDLQRLLDDAVSLPECDVRNILQQVLRGLSFLHAHTIAHLDIKPQNLVMMGQTPEAGVKLVDFGLSRVIVQGTEITQIMGTPDYVAPEVINFEPISLATDMWAIGVLTYVFLTGCTPFGGDTDQETFVNITQAEFDFPDELFADISVHAKDFICGLLVKKPSDRMTVDDCLNHAWMTASLSPVHSEIITESFNEETEEATDYPNAYDENYGPQYPATNDHLYPLPETDHADSAYSSDSSSSPTFTEGYSNLVVPPLCHCTIPEEQQQQQHQVQQQKQKRPQLQIGSSATLGRKQRNKGQRLSVDMEETLRSLQQHHHPARATRRASLVIDDPRYLQEAAQHLHEMVKPLAEIPRPVPEELVILRDSDVDSGVSCHDCEDARAENSRLCHSDSYDGGDVASVVSWDDYSDLNGRRPSLTHFDSATLCSVAKPWEKLCNGSVSRAMLQLTTVKKVPSEVRGSKSDLRGSKADLRGSRGDLHASKSDLRASKADLRASKSDLRASKSDLRASKSDIRASKSDLRASKADLRASRQDLRASKSDLRASRSDLRASKADLRASKSDLRASRSDLRASRTDLRGSRHNLTLSRLDLAHETLDGDCVLEDEAEDVLRGDLTLPRRSNIDRSALAPFMRGNSLHMSFRIAKNRDLRL
- the LOC135201385 gene encoding microtubule-associated serine/threonine-protein kinase 2-like isoform X4 — its product is MITTSRRNQLQGKNALERSPLKIFREETNCQRGEAGTVVTVHKCSRWLFIGPRGKFAAVRRARHRATGQLFAAKYVRRRRRNVSLECEARHEVAVLLLGIMDPQIVRLHHVYETRTEYIILLEFAGGGDLQRLLDDAVSLPECDVRNILQQVLRGLSFLHAHTIAHLDIKPQNLVMMGQTPEAGVKLVDFGLSRVIVQGTEITQIMGTPDYVAPEVINFEPISLATDMWAIGVLTYVFLTGCTPFGGDTDQETFVNITQAEFDFPDELFADISVHAKDFICGLLVKKPSDRMTVDDCLNHAWMTASLSPVHSEIITESFNEETEEATDYPNAYDENYGPQYPATNDHLYPLPETDHADSAYSSDSSSSPTFTEGYSNLVVPPLCHCTIPEEQQQQQHQVQQQKQKRPQLQIGSSATLGRKQRNKGQRLSVDMEETLRSLQQHHHPARATRRASLVIDDPRYLQEAAQHLHEMVKPLAEIPRPVPEELVILRDSDVDSGVSCHDCEDARAENSRLCHSDSYDGGDVASVVSWDDYSDLNGRRPSLTHFDSATLCSVAKPWEKLCNGSVSRAMLQLTTVKKVPSEVRGSKSDLRGSKADLRGSRGDLHASKSDLRASKADLRASKSDLRASKSDLRASKSDIRASKSDLRASKADLRASRQDLRASKSDLRASRSDLRASKADLRASKSDLRASRSDLRASRTDLRGSRHNLTLSRLDLAHETLDGDCVLEDEAEDVLRGDLTLPRRSNIDRSALAPFMRGNSLHMSFRIAKNRDLRL
- the LOC135201385 gene encoding microtubule-associated serine/threonine-protein kinase 2-like isoform X5; protein product: MREVLDMAKGTPGDAGGLRGLLSLEDHPDLQDIFKTNNVEDDYDVEKEPIARGKFAAVRRARHRATGQLFAAKYVRRRRRNVSLECEARHEVAVLLLGIMDPQIVRLHHVYETRTEYIILLEFAGGGDLQRLLDDAVSLPECDVRNILQQVLRGLSFLHAHTIAHLDIKPQNLVMMGQTPEAGVKLVDFGLSRVIVQGTEITQIMGTPDYVAPEVINFEPISLATDMWAIGVLTYVFLTGCTPFGGDTDQETFVNITQAEFDFPDELFADISVHAKDFICGLLVKKPSDRMTVDDCLNHAWMTASLSPVHSEIITESFNEETEEATDYPNAYDENYGPQYPATNDHLYPLPETDHADSAYSSDSSSSPTFTEGYSNLVVPPLCHCTIPEEQQQQQHQVQQQKQKRPQLQIGSSATLGRKQRNKGQRLSVDMEETLRSLQQHHHPARATRRASLVIDDPRYLQEAAQHLHEMVKPLAEIPRPVPEELVILRDSDVDSGVSCHDCEDARAENSRLCHSDSYDGGDVASVVSWDDYSDLNGRRPSLTHFDSATLCSVAKPWEKLCNGSVSRAMLQLTTVKKVPSEVRGSKSDLRGSKADLRGSRGDLHASKSDLRASKADLRASKSDLRASKSDLRASKSDIRASKSDLRASKADLRASRQDLRASKSDLRASRSDLRASKADLRASKSDLRASRSDLRASRTDLRGSRHNLTLSRLDLAHETLDGDCVLEDEAEDVLRGDLTLPRRSNIDRSALAPFMRGNSLHMSFRIAKNRDLRL